The following proteins are co-located in the Streptomyces sp. DT2A-34 genome:
- a CDS encoding lactonase family protein, which translates to MADFGRRERRGTRAYIGSFTAAGGQGITTASVAAGSGALTVLGGVDDVPDPAYLALSPDGDTLYAVSETADGAVAAYRLTGGKPELIGSPVPVGGSGPTYLSLVAGHVLTANYGSGSVTVVPVRPDGALADAPTAVLQHTGSGPHTPRQQGPHAHQVQPDPSGRWVVDVDLGTDSVRVCTLADGALDVHREIALRPGSGPRHLAFHPYGRYAYVLNELTPTVTVCHWDADDGTLKPLAETHVLPGAPAGDAYPSGIVASPDGRFVWTATRGEDVLSTFAVAGEELRLVGTVTCAGHWPRALTEAGGFLYVANERSGDVSWFAVDPATGLPRYEGSIEAPAASCVVIGQVADEG; encoded by the coding sequence GTGGCAGACTTCGGCAGGCGGGAACGACGGGGAACGCGGGCCTACATCGGATCGTTCACGGCGGCCGGAGGTCAGGGCATCACCACGGCGTCCGTGGCCGCGGGCAGTGGCGCGCTGACCGTCCTGGGCGGCGTGGACGACGTGCCCGACCCCGCCTACCTGGCCCTGTCGCCCGACGGTGACACGCTCTACGCGGTCAGCGAGACCGCCGACGGCGCGGTGGCCGCCTACCGGCTGACCGGGGGCAAGCCCGAGCTCATCGGATCACCGGTGCCGGTGGGCGGCAGCGGACCCACGTACCTCAGCCTGGTCGCCGGCCACGTCCTGACCGCCAACTACGGCTCCGGCAGTGTCACCGTCGTGCCCGTGCGCCCCGACGGCGCCCTCGCGGACGCCCCGACCGCCGTCCTCCAGCACACCGGCTCGGGCCCGCACACGCCACGCCAGCAGGGCCCGCACGCCCACCAGGTGCAGCCCGACCCAAGTGGCCGCTGGGTCGTCGACGTCGATCTCGGCACGGACTCGGTGCGGGTGTGCACGCTGGCCGACGGCGCCCTCGACGTACACCGGGAGATCGCCCTGCGGCCCGGCTCGGGCCCCCGCCACCTGGCCTTCCATCCGTACGGCAGGTACGCGTACGTCCTCAACGAACTCACCCCCACCGTCACCGTCTGCCACTGGGACGCCGACGACGGCACGCTGAAGCCGCTGGCCGAGACGCACGTGCTGCCGGGCGCCCCGGCCGGTGACGCCTATCCGTCGGGGATCGTCGCCTCGCCCGACGGCCGCTTCGTGTGGACCGCGACACGCGGCGAGGACGTGCTGTCGACGTTCGCCGTGGCCGGGGAGGAACTGCGGCTGGTGGGGACGGTGACCTGCGCCGGGCACTGGCCGCGCGCGCTCACCGAGGCGGGCGGCTTCCTGTACGTCGCGAACGAGCGCTCCGGTGACGTGTCCTGGTTCGCCGTGGACCCGGCCACGGGACTCCCGCGCTACGAGGGCTCGATCGAGGCGCCCGCGGCATCCTGCGTGGTCATCGGCCAGGTCGCCGACGAGGGGTGA
- a CDS encoding sirohydrochlorin chelatase has product MSSPTGPASGLPVRMPRPRQPGRHRRPEPLAAPEGAPALVLAVPGTPSAATRGLAEEVVSIARSELPGLDARIGYVDGDDVEFPTLQSVLVHAAEERIARYEQAIAAGVEVKEPEGPVAVVVPLLAGPDSALLRVIRQAVMDSRVAADLTDALGPHPLLAEALHVRLSEAGLARADRARLFTVATAADGIILASVGGEEAVQAAGITGMLLAARLAVPVMAAALDQDGSITAVAEQLRSSGSQQLALAPYLIGPEIDPSLIAQAAQEAGCSAAEALGPYPAIGKLALSKYTTALGIAPQQPQGAPVR; this is encoded by the coding sequence ATGAGCTCCCCCACTGGGCCCGCGTCCGGCCTGCCAGTACGAATGCCGCGACCTCGTCAGCCCGGGCGGCACCGCCGACCCGAGCCCCTGGCGGCTCCCGAAGGCGCGCCCGCGCTCGTCCTCGCGGTGCCGGGCACGCCGAGCGCCGCCACCCGCGGCCTGGCCGAGGAAGTCGTGAGCATCGCCCGCTCCGAGCTCCCCGGTCTCGACGCCCGGATCGGGTACGTGGACGGCGACGACGTGGAGTTCCCCACGCTCCAGTCCGTGCTCGTGCACGCCGCCGAGGAGCGCATCGCCCGCTATGAGCAGGCGATCGCCGCAGGTGTGGAGGTCAAGGAGCCGGAGGGCCCCGTCGCCGTCGTCGTGCCGCTGCTGGCAGGCCCGGACAGCGCGCTGCTCCGCGTCATCCGCCAGGCCGTGATGGACAGCCGGGTCGCGGCCGACCTCACCGATGCGCTCGGCCCGCACCCGCTGCTCGCCGAGGCGCTGCACGTGCGGCTGTCGGAGGCCGGTCTGGCCCGCGCCGACCGTGCCCGGCTGTTCACCGTGGCCACGGCCGCGGACGGCATCATCCTCGCCTCTGTGGGCGGCGAGGAGGCCGTGCAGGCGGCCGGGATCACCGGCATGCTGCTCGCCGCGCGCCTGGCCGTGCCGGTGATGGCGGCGGCCCTGGACCAGGACGGCTCGATCACGGCCGTCGCCGAGCAGCTGCGGTCCTCGGGCTCGCAGCAGCTGGCGCTGGCGCCGTACCTGATAGGGCCGGAGATCGACCCGAGCCTGATCGCGCAGGCCGCCCAGGAGGCGGGCTGCTCCGCCGCCGAGGCGCTCGGCCCGTACCCGGCGATCGGGAAGCTCGCCCTGTCGAAGTACACGACGGCGCTGGGCATCGCCCCGCAGCAGCCGCAGGGCGCGCCGGTGCGCTGA
- a CDS encoding N-acetylglucosamine kinase — MTDASGFLAVDSGGSGMRVVVGTVDQGALARRESREPVRTGERGIDAGHLMEQLVPMVRTLAAEAGVAQLGAAVVGAAGLATLGGGLRAELPAALEREFGIGRLALVADAVTAYVGALGPRPGAVVAAGTGLIAIGTDLTRWHRADGWGHLLGDCGSGAWIGRAGLEAALRAHDGRPGGSAGLLTRAEELFGPVRGLPGKLYPRPDRPAVLASFAPHVAACADGDPVAAEIVRAAARYMAESAAAVCPTSGEPQVALTGGLFKMGAPLLVPLEEELSKRLPHARRVPAAGDPLQGAVRIATDLAADAFTLPGDEAMLYVVGKRD; from the coding sequence GTGACCGACGCCTCCGGGTTCCTCGCCGTCGACTCCGGAGGGTCCGGGATGCGCGTCGTCGTCGGCACCGTCGACCAGGGGGCGCTGGCCCGGCGGGAGTCCCGCGAGCCCGTGCGTACCGGGGAGCGGGGCATCGACGCCGGGCATCTGATGGAGCAACTGGTGCCCATGGTTCGGACGTTGGCGGCCGAGGCAGGTGTCGCTCAGTTGGGGGCGGCCGTGGTCGGTGCCGCCGGGCTCGCCACCCTGGGCGGCGGGCTGCGCGCCGAGCTGCCCGCCGCGCTGGAGCGGGAGTTCGGCATCGGGCGCCTCGCCCTGGTCGCCGATGCCGTCACCGCCTATGTGGGCGCCCTCGGGCCCCGGCCCGGTGCCGTGGTCGCCGCCGGTACGGGACTGATCGCGATCGGCACCGACCTGACGCGCTGGCACCGCGCGGACGGCTGGGGGCATCTGCTCGGCGACTGCGGCAGCGGCGCCTGGATCGGGCGGGCCGGGCTGGAGGCGGCGCTGCGCGCGCACGACGGGCGGCCCGGCGGGTCGGCCGGGCTGCTGACCCGCGCCGAGGAGCTGTTCGGCCCGGTGCGAGGACTGCCCGGCAAGCTCTATCCGCGCCCGGACCGTCCCGCCGTCCTCGCCTCCTTCGCCCCCCACGTGGCCGCCTGCGCCGACGGCGACCCGGTGGCCGCGGAGATCGTGCGGGCCGCCGCACGGTACATGGCCGAATCGGCGGCCGCCGTCTGCCCGACCTCCGGAGAGCCCCAAGTCGCGCTCACCGGTGGCCTGTTCAAGATGGGCGCCCCTCTTCTCGTACCGTTGGAAGAGGAGTTGTCGAAGCGGCTGCCGCACGCGCGGCGGGTGCCGGCCGCCGGGGATCCGTTGCAGGGGGCGGTGCGTATCGCGACCGATCTGGCGGCGGACGCGTTCACTCTGCCGGGTGACGAGGCGATGCTCTACGTGGTCGGAAAGAGGGACTGA
- a CDS encoding uracil-DNA glycosylase, whose amino-acid sequence MAPRPLHEIVEPGWAKALEPVAERIAAMGDFLRAEIAAGRTYLPAGPNVLRAFQQPFDDVRVLIVGQDPYPTPGHAVGLSFSVAPDVRPLPGSLINIYRELSTDLGLPQPSNGDLTPWTQQGVLLLNRALTTAPRKPAAHRGKGWEEVTEQAIRALAARGKPLVSILWGRDARNLRPLLGKLPSVESAHPSPMSADRGFFGSRPFSRANDLLIRQGGQPVDWRLP is encoded by the coding sequence GTGGCACCACGACCCTTGCATGAAATCGTCGAACCGGGCTGGGCGAAGGCCCTGGAACCCGTTGCCGAACGGATCGCCGCGATGGGCGACTTCCTGCGCGCGGAGATCGCCGCGGGACGCACCTATCTGCCGGCCGGGCCGAACGTCCTGCGGGCCTTCCAGCAGCCCTTCGACGACGTACGGGTCCTGATCGTCGGACAGGACCCGTATCCGACCCCGGGACATGCCGTGGGGCTGTCGTTCTCGGTCGCGCCCGACGTGCGTCCGCTGCCCGGCAGCCTCATCAACATCTACCGGGAGCTGAGCACCGACCTGGGGCTGCCGCAGCCGTCCAACGGCGATCTGACGCCGTGGACCCAGCAGGGCGTGCTGCTGCTCAACAGGGCGCTCACGACGGCCCCGCGCAAGCCGGCCGCCCACCGCGGCAAGGGCTGGGAGGAGGTCACCGAGCAGGCCATACGTGCGCTCGCCGCCCGCGGCAAGCCGCTGGTGTCCATTCTCTGGGGCCGCGACGCCCGCAACCTCCGCCCTCTCCTCGGCAAGCTCCCGTCGGTGGAGTCCGCCCACCCCTCCCCCATGTCCGCCGACCGGGGCTTCTTCGGCTCCCGCCCGTTCAGCCGGGCCAACGACCTGCTGATCCGACAGGGAGGACAGCCGGTGGACTGGCGCCTGCCGTGA
- a CDS encoding sialidase family protein translates to MTEVLLAVGTRKGLFIGRRRGGTWEFDESPYFNAQAVYSVAIDTRGERPRLLAGGDSAHWGPSVFHSDDLGRTWTEPARPAVKFPKDTDASLERVWQLHPAAAEPDVVYAGTEPAALYRSEDRGETFELIRPLWEHPTRSKWVPGGGGEGLHTVITDKRDARAVTVAVSTAGVFKTTDGGASWVPSNSGVSAVFLPDPNPEFGQCVHKIAQDAATADRLYLQNHWGVYRSDDAGAHWTDIGEGLPSTFGFAAAAHPHRGETAYVFPINADSDRVPADRRCRVFRTADAGKTWDPLSAGLPQEDHYGTVLRDAMCTDDADPAGVYFGNRNGEVFASADDGDSWRQLTSHLPDVLCVRAAVIA, encoded by the coding sequence ATGACCGAGGTACTGCTCGCCGTGGGCACGCGCAAGGGGCTGTTCATCGGGCGGAGGCGAGGTGGCACCTGGGAGTTCGACGAGAGTCCCTACTTCAACGCCCAGGCCGTGTACTCGGTCGCCATCGACACGCGGGGTGAGCGTCCGCGGCTGCTGGCGGGCGGCGACAGCGCGCACTGGGGCCCGTCCGTGTTCCACTCCGACGACCTGGGCCGCACCTGGACCGAACCGGCCCGGCCGGCCGTCAAGTTCCCGAAGGACACGGACGCTTCCCTGGAGCGGGTGTGGCAGCTGCACCCGGCGGCCGCGGAGCCGGACGTGGTGTACGCGGGCACGGAGCCGGCCGCGCTGTACCGCTCGGAGGACCGCGGCGAGACCTTCGAGCTGATCCGCCCGCTGTGGGAGCACCCGACCCGGTCGAAGTGGGTGCCGGGCGGCGGCGGTGAGGGCCTGCACACCGTGATCACCGACAAGCGCGACGCCCGGGCCGTGACGGTCGCCGTCTCGACGGCCGGGGTGTTCAAGACGACCGACGGCGGTGCGAGCTGGGTTCCTTCCAACTCCGGTGTCTCCGCGGTGTTCCTACCGGATCCGAACCCGGAGTTCGGCCAGTGCGTACACAAGATCGCCCAGGACGCGGCGACTGCGGACCGCCTCTATCTGCAGAACCACTGGGGCGTGTACCGCAGCGACGACGCGGGCGCGCACTGGACGGACATCGGCGAGGGCCTGCCGTCCACGTTCGGCTTCGCGGCGGCCGCACATCCCCACCGCGGCGAGACGGCGTACGTGTTCCCGATCAACGCCGACTCCGACCGCGTGCCCGCCGACCGCCGATGTCGTGTCTTCCGTACGGCGGACGCGGGCAAGACCTGGGATCCATTGTCGGCGGGGCTGCCGCAGGAGGACCACTACGGCACGGTGCTGCGCGACGCGATGTGCACGGACGACGCGGACCCGGCGGGCGTGTACTTCGGCAACCGCAACGGCGAGGTGTTCGCGTCGGCCGACGACGGCGACAGCTGGCGGCAGTTGACGTCGCATCTGCCGGACGTGCTGTGCGTGCGGGCCGCGGTGATCGCATGA
- a CDS encoding acyl-CoA dehydrogenase family protein, which yields MVSIPAQEQPGVALEQPRVTQELSGQYATHDVTNQPPPLAPYDASEDTALLEGLRREGAGWAEEDIRRLGLRAGSVEAQEWGEQANRHEPELRTHDRYGHRVDEVEFHPSWHHLMRVAVAEGLAGAPWADERRGAHVARTAGGLVWGHTEAGHGCPTSMTYAAVPVLRRQPELAKVYEPLLTSREYDPELRVPTEKRGLLAGMGMTEKQGGSDVRTNTTTATPTAEPGVYTLRGHKWFTSAPMCDVFLVLAQAPGGLSCFLVPRVLPDGTRNTFRIQRLKDKLGNRSNASSEPEFDGTVAWLVGPEGRGVKTIIEMVNCTRLDCVMSSATLMRKTLVEAGHHVRHRSAFGARLIDQPLMRNVLADLALESEAATTLTLRLAGAADRAVRGDDPDGAEAAFRRIATAVGKYWVTKRGPAFTAEALECLGGNGYVEESGMPRHYREAPLLSIWEGSGNVNALDVLRALSREPATAEALFAELALAQGADARLDAAVTRLKGLLAAGSEAGARRLVEQTALTLQASLLVRHAPTPIADAFCASRLGGDWGHAFGTLPDAADVDGILGRALPGGA from the coding sequence ATGGTCTCGATACCCGCGCAGGAGCAGCCCGGAGTCGCGTTGGAGCAGCCCCGAGTCACGCAGGAGCTCTCCGGGCAGTACGCCACCCACGACGTCACCAACCAGCCCCCTCCCCTGGCCCCGTACGACGCGTCCGAGGACACGGCCCTGCTCGAAGGGCTGCGCCGCGAGGGCGCCGGGTGGGCCGAGGAGGACATCCGGCGGCTCGGCCTGCGGGCCGGGAGCGTCGAGGCGCAGGAGTGGGGTGAGCAGGCCAATCGGCACGAACCCGAGCTGCGTACGCACGACCGGTACGGCCATCGCGTCGACGAGGTGGAGTTCCATCCGAGCTGGCACCACCTGATGCGGGTCGCGGTCGCCGAGGGGCTGGCGGGTGCGCCCTGGGCGGACGAGCGGCGCGGCGCCCATGTCGCCCGGACGGCCGGCGGGCTGGTGTGGGGGCACACCGAGGCCGGGCACGGCTGCCCGACGTCGATGACGTACGCCGCCGTCCCCGTGCTGCGCCGGCAGCCCGAGCTGGCGAAGGTCTACGAACCCCTGCTGACCAGCCGGGAGTACGACCCGGAGCTGCGCGTGCCGACCGAGAAGCGGGGCCTGCTGGCGGGCATGGGGATGACCGAGAAGCAGGGCGGCTCCGACGTCCGTACGAACACCACGACGGCGACGCCGACCGCCGAGCCCGGCGTGTACACGCTGCGCGGGCACAAGTGGTTCACCTCGGCGCCCATGTGCGATGTCTTCCTCGTGCTGGCGCAGGCTCCCGGCGGCCTGTCCTGCTTCCTCGTGCCGCGCGTCCTGCCCGACGGCACCCGCAACACCTTCCGCATCCAGCGCCTGAAGGACAAGCTGGGCAACCGCTCGAACGCCTCCTCCGAGCCCGAGTTCGACGGGACCGTGGCCTGGCTGGTGGGGCCCGAGGGGCGGGGCGTCAAGACGATCATCGAGATGGTCAACTGCACGCGGTTGGACTGCGTGATGTCGTCGGCGACGCTGATGCGCAAGACGCTCGTCGAGGCGGGGCACCATGTGCGGCACCGCAGCGCGTTCGGGGCGCGGCTGATCGACCAGCCGCTGATGCGCAACGTGCTGGCCGACCTGGCGCTGGAGTCCGAGGCCGCCACGACGCTCACGCTACGGCTGGCCGGCGCGGCCGACCGGGCGGTGCGCGGGGACGACCCGGACGGGGCCGAGGCGGCGTTCCGCCGGATCGCCACCGCCGTCGGCAAGTACTGGGTCACCAAGCGGGGGCCTGCCTTCACCGCGGAGGCCCTGGAGTGCCTCGGCGGCAACGGCTACGTCGAGGAGTCGGGCATGCCCCGCCACTACCGCGAGGCTCCCCTGCTGTCGATCTGGGAGGGCTCGGGGAACGTCAACGCCCTCGACGTGCTGCGGGCGCTGAGCAGGGAGCCGGCCACCGCCGAGGCCCTCTTCGCCGAACTCGCCCTGGCGCAGGGGGCGGACGCCCGGCTGGACGCGGCCGTCACCCGTCTGAAGGGCCTGCTCGCGGCCGGTTCCGAGGCCGGGGCCCGCCGCCTGGTCGAGCAGACGGCCCTGACCCTCCAGGCCTCCCTCCTGGTCCGGCACGCCCCCACGCCGATTGCCGACGCCTTCTGTGCGAGCCGGCTCGGCGGCGACTGGGGGCACGCGTTCGGGACGCTGCCGGATGCCGCCGATGTGGACGGCATTTTGGGGCGGGCGCTTCCGGGCGGGGCGTGA
- a CDS encoding PaaX family transcriptional regulator C-terminal domain-containing protein — protein sequence MPYNASPQADEVELRPLSARSVVLSLLLGLHPPELPVKDLVRSVEPFGIAGSTLRAALSRMVAAGDLRRADTVYRLSDRLLERQRRQDDAVHPETRPWHGDWEMVVVTATGRGPAERAELRNELTRLRLAELREGVWLRPANLRRPLPDDLGRVTERCTARPDRPARELAASLWPLDVWARTGRALLTHVTHARQPSDRFTAFAAVVRHLLADPVLPPELLPPDWPGAELRAAYADYRRELAAEARARDGREEATDAHARGRRQSNADVHARGLR from the coding sequence ATGCCGTACAACGCCTCACCGCAGGCCGACGAGGTGGAACTGCGCCCGCTGTCCGCCAGGTCCGTCGTCCTGAGCCTGCTGCTGGGTCTGCATCCGCCCGAGCTGCCGGTGAAGGACCTGGTGCGCAGTGTGGAGCCGTTCGGGATCGCCGGATCCACCTTGCGCGCCGCGCTCAGCCGGATGGTGGCGGCCGGAGACCTGCGGCGCGCCGACACGGTCTACCGGCTCAGCGACCGGCTGCTGGAACGCCAGCGGCGCCAGGACGACGCCGTCCACCCCGAGACCCGGCCCTGGCACGGCGACTGGGAGATGGTGGTGGTCACCGCCACGGGCCGCGGCCCCGCCGAACGCGCGGAACTGCGCAACGAGCTGACCCGGCTCCGGCTCGCCGAGCTGCGCGAGGGCGTCTGGCTGCGGCCGGCCAACCTGCGCCGCCCCCTGCCGGACGACCTCGGGCGGGTCACCGAGCGCTGCACGGCCCGCCCCGACCGCCCCGCGCGCGAGCTGGCGGCGAGCCTGTGGCCGCTGGACGTGTGGGCGAGGACGGGACGCGCCCTGCTCACCCATGTCACCCACGCCCGGCAACCGTCAGACCGCTTCACCGCCTTCGCGGCCGTCGTACGGCACCTGCTCGCCGACCCTGTGCTGCCCCCCGAACTCCTCCCGCCCGACTGGCCGGGCGCGGAGCTGCGGGCCGCATACGCGGACTACCGGCGGGAGTTGGCAGCGGAGGCACGCGCGCGTGACGGCCGCGAGGAGGCCACGGACGCACACGCGCGTGGTCGCCGTCAGTCGAACGCGGACGTACACGCGCGTGGTCTCCGTTAG
- a CDS encoding pectate lyase, producing the protein MTSPAKPRARRRALTGGLAALALSSVMITTIGAPPASAATWPTPNGSQGTSSTISVSGTKDYGMKRFYGTGALAGDGQEEGQDPIFKLAAGATLKNVIIGAPGADGIHCEGNCTLQNVWWEDVGEDAATFRGGSTYNVIGGGAKKAADKVFQHNGPGTVNISNFAVSEFKTLYRSCGDCSTQYTRKVNLSNIEVTGTGSTARLVGINVNRGDVATLRGITILNDASRKVIPCQKYNNTTAVGTGPDSTNCLYSTSNITYR; encoded by the coding sequence ATGACTTCACCAGCAAAGCCCCGCGCCCGTCGGCGCGCACTGACCGGCGGCCTGGCCGCACTCGCCCTTTCGTCTGTCATGATCACGACAATCGGTGCACCGCCGGCGAGCGCCGCCACCTGGCCGACGCCCAACGGCAGCCAGGGGACCTCCTCCACCATCTCCGTGTCCGGCACCAAGGACTACGGCATGAAGCGGTTCTACGGCACCGGGGCCCTGGCCGGTGACGGCCAGGAGGAGGGCCAGGACCCGATCTTCAAGCTCGCGGCCGGCGCGACGCTGAAGAACGTCATCATCGGCGCGCCCGGCGCGGACGGCATCCACTGCGAGGGCAACTGCACGCTGCAGAACGTGTGGTGGGAGGACGTCGGCGAGGACGCCGCCACCTTCCGGGGCGGCTCCACGTACAACGTGATCGGCGGAGGCGCGAAGAAGGCGGCCGACAAGGTCTTCCAGCACAACGGGCCCGGCACGGTGAACATCTCCAACTTCGCCGTCAGCGAGTTCAAGACGCTGTACCGCTCGTGCGGTGACTGCTCCACGCAGTACACGCGCAAGGTCAACCTCAGCAACATCGAGGTGACCGGCACGGGCTCCACCGCCCGCCTCGTCGGCATCAACGTCAACCGGGGCGACGTGGCGACGCTGCGCGGCATCACGATCCTCAACGACGCGAGCCGCAAGGTCATCCCCTGCCAGAAGTACAACAACACCACAGCCGTGGGTACGGGTCCGGACAGCACGAACTGCCTGTACTCCACGTCGAACATCACCTACAGGTAG
- a CDS encoding polysaccharide lyase family 1 protein, protein MRTLPPRARPQRTALVTAAAAALATAAVLVLPQPAGAAETSPVGFGAGTTGGGSASAVTVSTLGAFKTAVTGNSAKVVRVNGLISLSGQVDVGSNTTVLGVGSSSGFTGGGLRLKNVTNVVVRNLNISKPVAPADGITVQASTKVWIDHNSFSADRDHDKDYYDGLLDINHGSDNVTVSWNTFKDHFKGSLVGHSDNNASEDTGHLKVTYHHNHFSNVYSRIPSLRFGTGHFYNNYVAGADTACHSRMGAQMLVENNVFRDTKIAVTTNRSSDVDGYANLRGNDLGGAATEISRAGTFTTPPYSYTAESASTVVASVTSGAGTGKI, encoded by the coding sequence ATGCGCACTCTCCCCCCACGTGCACGCCCGCAAAGAACCGCGCTGGTGACGGCGGCCGCAGCCGCTCTCGCCACCGCCGCCGTCCTCGTCCTGCCGCAGCCCGCCGGAGCCGCCGAGACCTCACCGGTCGGGTTCGGTGCCGGGACGACCGGTGGCGGCAGCGCCTCGGCGGTGACGGTCTCGACGCTGGGCGCCTTCAAGACCGCGGTCACCGGCAACTCGGCCAAGGTCGTCCGGGTCAACGGACTGATCTCGCTGAGCGGTCAGGTCGACGTCGGCTCCAACACCACGGTCCTGGGCGTCGGTTCGTCGTCGGGGTTCACCGGGGGCGGGCTGCGGCTGAAGAACGTCACGAACGTCGTGGTCCGCAACCTGAACATCAGCAAGCCGGTGGCGCCGGCCGACGGCATCACGGTCCAGGCGTCGACGAAGGTGTGGATCGACCACAACTCCTTCTCGGCCGACCGTGACCACGACAAGGACTACTACGACGGGCTGCTGGACATCAACCACGGCTCGGACAACGTCACGGTGTCCTGGAACACCTTCAAGGACCACTTCAAGGGCTCGCTCGTCGGTCACAGCGACAACAACGCGAGCGAGGACACCGGCCACCTGAAGGTGACGTACCACCACAACCACTTCAGCAACGTCTACTCGCGCATCCCCAGTCTGCGCTTCGGCACCGGGCACTTCTACAACAACTACGTGGCCGGCGCGGACACCGCCTGCCACTCGCGCATGGGCGCGCAGATGCTCGTGGAGAACAACGTCTTCCGCGACACCAAGATCGCCGTCACCACGAACCGCAGCAGTGACGTGGACGGCTACGCCAATCTGCGCGGCAACGATCTCGGCGGAGCCGCCACCGAGATCTCCCGGGCCGGCACCTTCACCACGCCGCCCTACAGCTACACCGCCGAGTCCGCGTCCACCGTCGTCGCCTCGGTGACGTCCGGCGCGGGCACCGGAAAGATCTGA
- a CDS encoding PHB depolymerase family esterase, translating into MPTPTGTAVRRPLHALLVALAALLPLLAALLVTAPAAAARTEAADVVPTATLTEVTDFGTNPSNLRMYLYVPDSVTANPAVLVAVHWCTGSGPDMYNGTEYDTLADQYGFIVLYPSVTRSSKCFDVSSPQALKRDGGSDPVGIKSMVDWVTRTYDADTGRVFATGISSGAMMTNVLLGDYPDVFAAGAAFSGVPFGCFATTDGSEWNSACANGTVTHTPQEWGALVRGAYPGYTGPRPRMQLWHGTEDDVLRYPNFGEMIKQWTNVHGVSQTPAATDTPQSGWTRTRYGGTGDRAPVEAISLQGVGHNLYSQGMAARVLAFFGLDSGGPAPQPQPGTCKVSATTNAWNTGLTASVTITNTSTTAINGWQLGFALPAGQTITNGWGATYTPASGAVTATSASYNAALAPGASVSIGYQANHTGNSAAPGAFTLNGTACTTG; encoded by the coding sequence GTGCCCACCCCCACCGGCACCGCCGTGAGAAGACCGCTCCACGCCCTACTCGTCGCCCTCGCAGCCCTCCTGCCGCTGCTGGCGGCACTGCTCGTCACCGCCCCCGCGGCCGCCGCCCGCACCGAGGCCGCCGACGTGGTCCCCACCGCGACGCTCACCGAGGTCACCGACTTCGGCACCAACCCCAGCAACCTGCGCATGTACCTGTACGTGCCGGACAGCGTCACCGCCAACCCGGCCGTCCTGGTGGCCGTGCACTGGTGCACCGGTTCCGGCCCGGACATGTACAACGGCACCGAGTACGACACACTCGCCGACCAGTACGGCTTCATCGTGCTCTACCCGTCCGTCACCCGCAGCAGCAAGTGCTTCGACGTCTCCTCGCCGCAGGCGCTCAAGCGCGACGGTGGCAGCGACCCGGTCGGCATCAAGTCCATGGTCGACTGGGTCACCCGCACCTACGACGCCGACACCGGCCGCGTCTTCGCCACCGGCATCTCCTCCGGCGCGATGATGACCAACGTCCTGCTCGGCGACTACCCCGACGTGTTCGCCGCGGGCGCCGCCTTCTCGGGCGTCCCCTTCGGCTGCTTCGCCACCACCGACGGCTCCGAGTGGAACAGCGCCTGCGCGAACGGCACCGTGACGCACACCCCGCAGGAGTGGGGAGCCCTCGTGCGGGGCGCCTACCCGGGTTACACCGGCCCCCGCCCGCGCATGCAGCTGTGGCACGGCACCGAGGACGACGTCCTGCGCTATCCCAACTTCGGCGAGATGATCAAGCAGTGGACGAACGTCCACGGTGTCAGCCAGACCCCGGCCGCCACGGACACGCCCCAGTCCGGCTGGACCCGCACCCGCTACGGCGGCACCGGTGACCGGGCCCCCGTCGAGGCGATCAGTCTCCAGGGCGTCGGCCACAACCTCTACAGCCAGGGCATGGCGGCCCGGGTCCTCGCCTTCTTCGGCCTCGACAGCGGCGGCCCCGCACCCCAGCCCCAGCCCGGCACCTGCAAGGTGAGCGCCACCACCAACGCCTGGAACACGGGCCTGACCGCCTCAGTCACGATCACCAACACGAGCACGACGGCGATCAACGGCTGGCAGCTCGGCTTCGCCCTGCCCGCCGGGCAGACGATCACCAACGGCTGGGGAGCCACGTACACTCCGGCCTCCGGCGCGGTGACGGCGACCAGCGCCTCTTACAACGCGGCGCTCGCACCAGGGGCGAGCGTCAGCATCGGCTACCAGGCGAACCACACCGGCAACAGCGCGGCGCCGGGCGCCTTCACGCTCAACGGGACGGCCTGCACGACAGGTTGA